A single Tuberibacillus sp. Marseille-P3662 DNA region contains:
- a CDS encoding glycine betaine uptake BCCT transporter, with amino-acid sequence MLKKLTPVFKISAAILLILVIIGVVWPEGLETATSNIQTFISNKLGWYYLIVVTLFVLVCLVFLITPVGRIKLGKPEEKPEFSRPTWIAMLFSAGMGIGLVFWGTAEPISHYATSSPTGETGTDQAIKDAMRFTYFHWGVHAWAIYGIVALVLAYFNFRKGKDIQISATLHPIIGKRADGVIGKVIDILAVIATVIGVATTLGFGAVQINGGLSFLYDIPVNIVVQFIIIAIVTVLFMISAWSGLGKGIKILSNANMILAGLLFIVTFIMGPTLFILNLFTNSIGSYLEYLPNMSFRIAPLSEETRQWINSWTIFYWAWWIAWSPFVGIFIARVSKGRSIREFVFTVLIVPSIIGFLWFATFGGTAISLEHNGIDTISTLAKEESLFGVFSNFPLGMVASILAIALISTFFITSADSGTFVLGSMTTDGKQDPSQSIKLTWGVLLAATALALLYTGGLQALQNTMIIAALPFSVIMLLMTVSFIKAIYKEGKELGIGRINHPKNKS; translated from the coding sequence ATGTTAAAAAAACTAACACCCGTGTTCAAAATATCGGCAGCAATTTTATTAATACTCGTTATTATAGGTGTCGTTTGGCCAGAGGGATTAGAAACAGCGACATCGAATATCCAAACATTTATATCAAATAAATTGGGGTGGTACTACCTTATTGTGGTGACACTATTCGTCTTAGTATGTTTAGTATTCTTAATCACCCCAGTTGGAAGAATTAAACTCGGTAAGCCAGAAGAAAAGCCCGAATTTTCGAGGCCTACTTGGATTGCCATGTTATTCAGTGCCGGAATGGGGATAGGGCTTGTCTTTTGGGGGACAGCTGAACCTATCAGTCATTATGCTACCAGCTCTCCTACAGGGGAAACAGGCACTGATCAAGCAATAAAAGATGCTATGAGATTTACATACTTTCATTGGGGCGTCCACGCATGGGCGATCTACGGGATTGTAGCTCTAGTATTAGCCTATTTTAATTTCCGAAAAGGAAAAGACATACAAATCAGTGCCACATTACACCCGATTATTGGTAAGCGAGCTGACGGAGTTATAGGCAAAGTGATTGACATTCTTGCCGTTATCGCTACGGTTATCGGGGTCGCTACAACGCTTGGATTCGGAGCTGTACAGATAAACGGCGGACTGTCTTTTTTGTATGACATACCCGTTAACATTGTCGTCCAGTTTATCATTATAGCCATCGTTACCGTATTGTTTATGATCTCAGCATGGTCAGGCTTAGGTAAAGGGATAAAAATTTTAAGTAATGCTAATATGATTCTGGCAGGATTGTTATTCATTGTGACTTTCATTATGGGACCAACGTTATTTATTTTAAATTTATTTACGAACTCAATTGGATCTTATCTAGAATATCTTCCAAATATGAGTTTCCGTATAGCTCCGCTTAGCGAAGAGACAAGACAGTGGATTAATTCATGGACGATATTCTATTGGGCATGGTGGATTGCATGGTCACCATTTGTTGGGATATTTATAGCACGCGTCTCTAAGGGACGTAGCATTAGGGAATTTGTTTTTACAGTCTTAATTGTTCCCTCAATCATCGGGTTTTTGTGGTTTGCAACATTTGGTGGAACAGCTATTTCACTCGAACACAACGGGATTGATACCATTTCAACGCTGGCAAAAGAAGAATCATTATTCGGCGTCTTCTCTAATTTCCCATTGGGTATGGTTGCTTCGATTCTTGCCATTGCGCTTATTAGCACGTTCTTTATCACCTCTGCTGATTCGGGAACATTTGTATTAGGATCGATGACAACCGATGGTAAGCAGGATCCAAGTCAATCCATTAAATTAACTTGGGGTGTTTTGCTCGCAGCTACTGCACTCGCTCTTCTATATACTGGGGGTCTTCAAGCTTTGCAAAACACCATGATTATCGCAGCTCTGCCTTTCTCAGTTATCATGCTGTTAATGACTGTGAGTTTCATTAAAGCGATCTATAAAGAGGGGAAAGAACTTGGTATTGGTCGAATTAATCATCCTAAAAACAAGTCTTAA
- a CDS encoding class I SAM-dependent methyltransferase translates to MPGHEFDELVAFFDQMAQTEWLSEIHWQLIDRSGDWAERDVIDIGCGTGRLLLKNGAAAGSITGIDLSENMIQAANLNAERAGMAGKSHFSVGDAYRLPFTTAMFDVALSTCVMFLLPEPEKGIEEMLRVLKPGGRIAMLNPSEKMSPEAIQSVINDRKLTGFEKETLEKWSNVSTKRHRYSQEQLDDMFAYLGATSISHTPVLAGHAYISIADKSDD, encoded by the coding sequence ATGCCGGGTCACGAATTTGACGAGCTTGTGGCATTTTTTGATCAAATGGCGCAAACGGAGTGGCTTTCTGAAATCCATTGGCAGTTAATCGATCGTTCTGGTGATTGGGCGGAACGGGATGTTATCGATATTGGCTGCGGGACGGGGCGGTTATTGCTGAAAAACGGAGCAGCGGCCGGTTCAATCACTGGCATTGATTTATCAGAGAATATGATTCAAGCAGCGAATCTTAATGCTGAACGAGCTGGAATGGCAGGCAAAAGCCATTTCAGCGTCGGTGATGCTTACAGGTTACCTTTTACGACTGCTATGTTTGATGTGGCCTTGTCAACTTGTGTGATGTTCCTATTACCCGAACCAGAAAAAGGCATTGAAGAAATGCTTCGTGTCCTAAAGCCAGGGGGAAGGATTGCGATGTTGAATCCGTCGGAGAAGATGAGCCCAGAGGCGATTCAATCGGTTATAAATGATCGAAAGTTGACAGGGTTTGAAAAAGAAACGCTTGAGAAGTGGTCGAACGTATCAACCAAACGTCATCGCTACTCACAGGAACAATTGGATGATATGTTTGCTTACCTTGGAGCGACATCGATATCCCATACACCAGTGTTAGCCGGTCATGCTTACATTTCAATTGCGGATAAATCGGATGATTGA
- a CDS encoding CAP domain-containing protein encodes MMKKKGFATAALVGTVLFGGAFQTASAESHQSQAKGNVSIQQHCDHLSKQEVQNLLDKKFDHQVNWKKVDWKQNDTRDNKSSKSEEQQQSDQKQQQNQQTEKDPKQNPEQADQSKQASAPSGNKQPQQNQQQSKQEQNSQLSQFEQKVVELTNQEREQRGLSPLKVDTELSKVAREKSKDMASNNYFSHNSPTYGSPFDMMDQFGISYRTAGENIAKGQTSPQDVVDAWMNSEGHRKNILNSDFTHIGVGYVSNGDIWTQQFIGK; translated from the coding sequence ATGATGAAGAAAAAGGGTTTTGCAACAGCAGCACTAGTAGGAACCGTTTTGTTTGGCGGAGCTTTTCAAACAGCTAGTGCTGAAAGCCATCAAAGTCAGGCAAAAGGCAATGTTTCCATTCAACAACATTGTGATCATCTCTCAAAACAAGAAGTTCAAAACTTGCTAGATAAAAAATTTGATCATCAAGTAAATTGGAAAAAAGTTGATTGGAAGCAAAACGATACAAGAGACAATAAATCTTCTAAGTCAGAAGAGCAGCAACAGTCTGACCAAAAACAGCAACAGAACCAACAGACTGAGAAAGATCCTAAACAGAACCCAGAACAAGCTGATCAGTCAAAGCAGGCATCGGCACCATCTGGTAATAAACAGCCACAACAAAATCAGCAACAGTCAAAACAGGAGCAAAACAGTCAACTAAGCCAATTTGAACAAAAAGTGGTTGAACTTACCAACCAAGAAAGAGAACAACGTGGTCTGTCCCCTCTTAAAGTAGATACTGAATTAAGTAAAGTGGCACGTGAAAAATCAAAGGATATGGCCAGTAACAATTACTTTTCTCACAACAGCCCAACGTACGGATCACCTTTTGATATGATGGACCAATTTGGTATTTCGTATCGTACAGCAGGTGAAAATATCGCTAAAGGGCAAACGTCACCGCAAGATGTTGTGGATGCTTGGATGAATAGTGAAGGACACCGTAAAAACATCCTCAATAGCGATTTCACACACATTGGTGTTGGGTATGTATCGAATGGTGATATCTGGACGCAACAATTTATCGGTAAATAA